In Chryseobacterium gotjawalense, the following are encoded in one genomic region:
- a CDS encoding type II toxin-antitoxin system RelE/ParE family toxin, whose product MKNLFEILFLEEAFKFLSGLEKKHYEKILYNIRKSQINHDPELFKKLTDDIWEFRTLYQGIQYRLLAFWDKNSSSETLVISTHGFIKKRSKVPDNEIKKAINARIKYFADQQNKK is encoded by the coding sequence ATGAAAAATCTTTTTGAAATTTTATTTTTAGAGGAAGCCTTTAAGTTTTTAAGTGGACTTGAAAAAAAGCATTATGAAAAAATCCTTTATAATATCCGTAAGTCTCAAATAAATCACGATCCTGAACTTTTCAAAAAATTAACGGATGATATTTGGGAATTCAGAACACTTTATCAAGGTATCCAATACCGGCTTCTTGCATTTTGGGATAAAAATTCCTCCTCCGAAACACTGGTTATTTCAACCCATGGATTTATCAAAAAAAGAAGTAAAGTACCAGATAATGAAATTAAGAAAGCAATAAACGCAAGAATTAAATATTTTGCAGATCAACAAAACAAGAAATAA
- a CDS encoding DNA polymerase III subunit alpha encodes MFLNSHTFHSLRYGTLSVEELVKQAAGAGAKELVLTDINTVTAIYDFKKECEKFGIKPVVGVEIRKENQLLYMTIAKDETGIAEINRLLTNHNCDGAELPQVSPDFQNVFVIYPLQNIPEVLKENEFIGVRAEELNLLIRAEWKSFLDKMVILHPITFKTKKEFNLHRILRAIDQNTLISKLAENDFCSPNEVFEPVSTIIEKFKRYPEIIQNTQFILHHCEFNFDFKTPKNKIYFTENKETDAALLRKLAYEGLDERYPERTQIVIDRIEKELKVVTEMNFAGYFLITLDIVKYSMSRGFLHVGRGSGANSIISYCLGITEICPIELNLYFERFLNQHRNNPPDFDIDWSWRERDEILKYIFERYGKEHVAFCGTNVEFKYRSIFREVGKAFGLPKEELDVLAKNPMATHDDNKVVKLVQKYGMLLEKFPNQRSMHSCGIIISQEPLTNYTALEMPPKGFPIVQFDMNVAEDIGFEKFDILSQRGLGTINDTLKLVHKNQGVTIDIHNTKFFKNDKNCNDYLSIGKTIGCFYIESPAMRGLLRRLKCEDYPTLVAASSIIRPGVAKSGMMKEYIFRHNNPTQFEYFHDVFKEQLGETYGIMVYQEDVIKIALHFGGVSADDGDVLRRAMSGKSRSIQKLQEVREHFFESCAQKGHPEQLSKEVYRQIESFAGYSFCKAHSASYAVESYQSLYLKVYYPIEFMVSAINNGGGFYRTEVYVHECRMSGGKIQNPCVNRSLVETTVYSEDVFLGFMHIEKLESKTAHFIPEERAKNGDYTSLENFIKRVPVGIETLQILIFVGAFRFTGKPKNELLIEARLLMIHFKPEYRLPAFFETPVQEYQLPTLKRNPFEDAFDEIEILGFSVSCSPFDLLQTKFRGEVMAKDLPKYHKRQVRMLAYLISRKHVPTKRGTMFFGTWIDVEGNFFDTAHFPDNLQKYPFQGGGCYLLAGMVEVDFHFPTITVFKMAKMPFIPDPRYAEDQEKSYEVHKKINEDVSMTWRKPYPQESEIGLPRNKMVVEKR; translated from the coding sequence ATGTTCCTCAATTCCCACACCTTTCACAGCCTTCGTTACGGCACTTTATCGGTTGAAGAACTGGTGAAGCAAGCCGCCGGTGCCGGTGCGAAAGAACTGGTTTTGACCGATATCAATACCGTCACCGCGATCTATGATTTTAAAAAAGAGTGTGAAAAATTCGGCATCAAACCGGTGGTGGGCGTAGAAATCAGAAAGGAAAACCAACTTCTTTATATGACCATTGCCAAAGATGAAACCGGAATTGCCGAGATCAACCGTTTATTGACGAACCACAATTGTGATGGCGCTGAACTTCCCCAGGTTTCTCCCGATTTTCAGAACGTATTTGTTATTTATCCTTTGCAAAATATTCCGGAAGTCTTAAAGGAAAACGAATTTATCGGCGTTCGTGCAGAAGAGCTGAATCTTTTAATCCGTGCGGAATGGAAAAGTTTTTTAGATAAAATGGTCATTTTACATCCGATCACTTTTAAAACGAAAAAAGAATTTAACCTGCACCGGATTTTACGGGCCATTGATCAGAATACATTGATTTCAAAATTGGCAGAAAACGATTTTTGTTCACCCAATGAAGTTTTTGAGCCTGTTTCAACTATTATAGAAAAATTCAAAAGATATCCGGAGATCATTCAAAATACGCAATTTATTTTACATCACTGCGAATTCAATTTTGATTTTAAAACACCGAAAAACAAGATTTACTTTACCGAAAATAAAGAAACCGATGCAGCACTTTTAAGAAAACTTGCCTACGAAGGTTTGGATGAAAGATATCCCGAAAGAACCCAGATTGTGATTGACCGCATTGAAAAAGAACTGAAAGTCGTTACCGAAATGAACTTCGCGGGCTACTTTCTTATTACTTTGGATATTGTGAAATACAGCATGAGTAGAGGTTTTCTGCATGTTGGAAGAGGCAGTGGTGCGAACAGCATCATCAGTTATTGCCTCGGAATTACAGAAATCTGTCCCATCGAACTCAATCTTTATTTTGAACGTTTTTTGAATCAACATCGGAATAATCCGCCGGATTTTGATATTGACTGGAGTTGGCGGGAACGGGACGAAATTCTGAAATATATTTTCGAGCGTTATGGAAAAGAGCACGTCGCTTTTTGTGGGACCAATGTTGAGTTTAAATACCGCTCTATTTTTCGGGAAGTCGGGAAAGCTTTTGGTTTGCCCAAAGAGGAACTCGATGTTTTGGCGAAAAATCCTATGGCCACTCACGATGACAATAAAGTCGTAAAACTCGTGCAGAAATACGGAATGTTGCTCGAAAAATTCCCGAATCAGCGCAGCATGCATTCCTGCGGAATTATCATTTCCCAGGAACCGCTCACGAATTATACCGCCTTGGAAATGCCGCCGAAAGGTTTCCCCATCGTGCAGTTCGATATGAATGTGGCGGAAGATATCGGATTTGAAAAGTTTGATATTCTTTCTCAGCGGGGATTGGGAACCATTAACGATACGCTGAAACTTGTCCATAAAAATCAGGGAGTTACGATTGATATTCACAACACGAAGTTTTTTAAAAATGATAAAAACTGCAATGATTATTTAAGCATCGGGAAAACCATCGGCTGTTTTTATATTGAAAGTCCTGCCATGCGCGGTTTATTGCGGCGTTTGAAGTGTGAAGATTACCCAACTTTGGTTGCCGCTTCGTCAATTATTCGTCCGGGTGTGGCGAAAAGCGGCATGATGAAGGAATATATTTTCCGGCATAATAATCCGACGCAGTTTGAGTATTTCCATGATGTTTTTAAAGAACAGTTGGGCGAAACCTACGGAATTATGGTTTATCAGGAAGATGTGATTAAAATTGCGCTGCATTTTGGCGGCGTTTCTGCAGATGATGGCGATGTGTTGCGGCGGGCGATGAGCGGAAAAAGCCGGTCCATTCAAAAATTGCAGGAAGTACGCGAACATTTTTTTGAATCGTGCGCTCAAAAAGGTCATCCGGAACAGTTATCCAAAGAAGTTTACCGGCAGATCGAATCCTTTGCGGGCTATTCTTTTTGCAAAGCGCATTCGGCTTCGTATGCCGTAGAAAGTTACCAAAGTCTTTATTTAAAGGTGTATTACCCGATTGAATTTATGGTTTCTGCGATCAATAACGGCGGTGGATTTTACCGGACTGAAGTGTACGTTCACGAATGCCGGATGTCCGGCGGAAAAATTCAAAATCCGTGTGTGAACCGGAGTTTGGTGGAAACAACAGTTTATAGCGAAGACGTTTTTTTAGGTTTCATGCATATCGAAAAACTCGAAAGTAAAACCGCTCATTTTATTCCGGAAGAAAGAGCGAAAAACGGTGATTACACTTCTTTGGAAAATTTCATCAAACGCGTTCCGGTCGGGATTGAAACGTTGCAGATTTTGATTTTTGTAGGCGCTTTTCGGTTTACAGGAAAACCAAAAAATGAACTGTTGATCGAAGCGCGTTTGCTCATGATTCATTTCAAACCCGAATACCGGTTGCCCGCTTTTTTTGAAACGCCGGTGCAGGAATATCAACTTCCCACTTTAAAAAGAAACCCTTTTGAAGATGCTTTTGATGAAATAGAAATTCTGGGTTTTTCTGTTTCCTGCAGTCCGTTTGATCTGTTGCAGACGAAATTTCGGGGCGAGGTGATGGCGAAAGATTTACCAAAATATCACAAACGGCAGGTGAGAATGCTGGCGTATCTCATTTCCCGGAAACACGTTCCCACGAAAAGAGGCACTATGTTTTTCGGCACCTGGATTGATGTGGAAGGGAATTTTTTCGACACCGCGCATTTCCCCGATAATTTGCAGAAATATCCTTTTCAGGGCGGCGGTTGTTATTTGTTGGCAGGAATGGTAGAAGTGGATTTTCATTTCCCGACCATTACGGTTTTCAAGATGGCGAAAATGCCTTTTATTCCCGACCCACGTTATGCCGAAGATCAGGAAAAAAGTTATGAAGTTCACAAAAAGATCAATGAAGATGTGAGCATGACCTGGAGAAAACCTTATCCTCAGGAAAGTGAGATCGGTTTGCCGCGGAATAAAATGGTGGTGGAGAAAAGATAA
- a CDS encoding helix-turn-helix domain-containing protein: protein MTRQQLADKIGAKKSFISRIENGHSDIQLSTLYKLIELGLGRKITLTIQ from the coding sequence ATGACCCGGCAACAGCTTGCGGACAAAATCGGTGCTAAAAAGAGTTTCATTTCAAGAATCGAAAACGGACATAGCGATATTCAGCTTTCAACATTGTACAAATTAATCGAGCTTGGACTTGGGCGAAAAATAACCCTCACCATTCAGTAA
- a CDS encoding helix-turn-helix domain-containing protein: MKTYTLNQVQDQLIGEIGTPERNLFEYELQMDLIGKAIKETRKERNLTQEELGKLVGVQKAQISRLESNANNATMDTLLKVFTALKAKVTLQVELPNLNIIVGK, from the coding sequence ATGAAAACATATACTTTAAATCAGGTTCAGGATCAATTGATAGGAGAAATTGGAACTCCTGAACGTAATCTATTTGAATATGAACTTCAAATGGATTTAATTGGTAAGGCAATAAAAGAAACCAGAAAAGAAAGAAATTTAACACAGGAAGAATTAGGGAAATTAGTTGGGGTACAAAAAGCGCAAATCTCCAGATTAGAAAGTAATGCCAATAATGCAACAATGGATACTTTATTAAAAGTTTTCACCGCTTTGAAAGCGAAAGTAACGCTACAGGTAGAACTGCCAAACTTGAATATCATCGTTGGAAAATAA